A region from the Rosa rugosa chromosome 6, drRosRugo1.1, whole genome shotgun sequence genome encodes:
- the LOC133716696 gene encoding uncharacterized protein At5g19025-like produces the protein MAFPTRTSGSLRHVILLFLLIPYLLGFLFFFVAALLFVEFCCGARSRKCDCHGCKGLKKAMEFDLQLQNEECVKTGSKEIDKLPWKGGSDTNPNYECLRSELRKMAPPSCFFEHGVGAPSPSLKAGVPSEAAGIRSDFSNFTLKCNCFCFWNLFVCED, from the coding sequence ATGGCGTTTCCAACGAGGACATCAGGGAGCCTCCGCCATGTGATTCTGCTGTTCCTCCTGATCCCCTACCTCCTcggcttcctcttcttcttcgtcgcCGCCCTCCTCTTCGTCGAGTTCTGCTGTGGCGCCCGATCGCGCAAGTGCGACTGCCATGGCTGCAAGGGCTTGAAGAAGGCCATGGAATTCGATTTGCAGCTGCAGAATGAGGAGTGTGTCAAGACCGGGTCTAAGGAGATCGATAAGTTGCCCTGGAAGGGCGGGAGTGACACCAATCCCAATTACGAGTGTCTCCGGTCCGAGCTCAGGAAGATGGCTCCGCCGTCTTGCTTTTTCGAGCACGGTGTGGGTGCCCCGTCGCCAAGCTTGAAGGCTGGGGTCCCAAGCGAGGCCGCCGGCATAAGAAGTGACTTTTCCAATTTTACCCTCAAATGCAATTGCTTTTGTTTCTggaatttgtttgtttgtgaggATTGA